The following coding sequences lie in one Montipora foliosa isolate CH-2021 chromosome 11, ASM3666993v2, whole genome shotgun sequence genomic window:
- the LOC137974953 gene encoding lactadherin-like produces MNFAVLSLPIYLFLRLKVASACTATYSVQGQVLQNHTFKTETTDKMEDCIVLCMAYPGCKSSNFYRRDKRCELSDKTHASHPEDMKREPYSNYMINAFRSIPCTTQLDCGMDLICTPFLICEECYSHPLGMESRAIPNSSVTTSSTWIHDGHEPWQARLNNPKTDQNSGSWSALTMEVGQWLQIDLGKETVVSKIATQGRPGANLTQWVSSYKLLLSLDGVNWNEYQSNGSAKIFMGNSDGGTIVSHKIMPSTTRYVRFSILSWYWHISMRVELYGCANDP; encoded by the exons ATGAATTTTGCCGTGCTATCTCTACCCATTTACTTGTTCTTGAGGTTGAAAGTTGCGAGTGCTTGTACAGCAACTTATTCCGTGCAAGGACAAGTTCTTCAAAACCACACCTTCAAGACAGAGACCACAGACAAAATGGAGGATTGTATCGTGCTTTGCATGGCATATCCCGGATGCAAAAGCAGTAACTTCTATCGGAGGGACAAACGTTGTGAATTGAGTGACAAGACGCATGCGTCTCACCCAGAAGACATGAAGCGTGAGCCATATTCCAACTACATGATTAACGCGTTCCGATCTATACCTTGCACAACTCAGCTCGATTGTGGCATGGATTTGATATGCACGCCGTTCCTGATTTGTGAAG AATGCTACAGTCATCCACTTGGAATGGAAAGCAGGGCGATACCAAACTCATCGGTAACGACCTCATCAACATGGATTCATGATGGACATGAACCTTGGCAAGCTAGACTCAACAATCCGAAAACAGATCAAAATTCTGGATCTTGGTCAGCATTAACAATGGAAGTTGGACAGTGGTTACAAATTGACCTTGGCAAGGAGACAGTAGTGTCAAAAATAGCAACACAGGGGAGACCTGGTGCTAACTTAACTCAGTGGGTATCTTCATACAAACTTCTGTTGAGCTTGGACGGAGTAAACTGGAATGAATACCAAAGCAACGGTTCTGCAAAG ATTTTTATGGGGAATTCAGACGGTGGAACAATCGTCTCGCACAAGATAATGCCGAGTACGACCAGATATGTTCGTTTTTCCATATTGTCGTGGTATTGGCACATATCCATGAGAGTTGAGCTGTACGGCTGTGCCAATGACCCATAA
- the LOC137975617 gene encoding uncharacterized PE-PGRS family protein PE_PGRS54-like → MIFIAKTNSYPNCYYIKVRKKLHSVRIVKTLFSFAFAPERQSGWSGGQGVLGGQSGQGGQGVLGGLGGQGGQGGQGGQGVLGGQGGQGGQGGQGVLGGQGGQGGQGVLGGQGGQGGQGGLGGQGGQGVLGGQGGQGGQGGQGVLGGQCVQGSQGGQGGQGGQGGQRVLGGQGGQGGQGGQGVLGGQGGQGGQGGQGGQGGQGVQGGQGGQGGQGGQGGQGVLGGQRGQGGQGGQGGQGGQGVLGGQGVQGVQGGQGGQGGQGGQGVLGGQGGQGGQGGQGVLGGQGGQGGQGVQGGQGGQGVLGGQGGQGVQGGQGGQGGQGGQGGQGVLGGQRGQGGQGGQGVLGGQGVQGSQGGQGGQGVLGGQGGQGVLGGQGGQGGQGGQGVLGGQGGQGGQGGQGGQGGQGVQGGQGGQGGQGGQGGQGVLGGQRGQGGQGGQGGQGGQGVLGGQGVQGVQGGQGGQGGQGGQGVLGGQGGQGGQGGQGVLGGQGGQGGQGGQGGQGGQGVLGGQGGQGVQGGQGGQGGQGGQGGQGGQGVLGGQRGQGGQGGQGVLGGQGVQGVQGGQGGQGGQGGQGVLGGQGGQGGQGGQGVLGGQGGQGGQGGQGGQGGQGVLGGQGGQGVQGGQGGQGGQGGQGGQGGQGVLGGQRGQGGQGGQGVLGGQGVLGGQVVQGGQGGQGGQGGQGGQGGQGVLGGQCVQGSQGGQGGQGGQGGQGVLVGQGGQGGQGGQGGRGGQGCEGGHGGQDG, encoded by the exons ATGATATTCATAGCGAAGACAAACAGCTACCCTAATTGTTACTACATAAAAGTCCGTAAGAAACTTCATTCGGTTCGCATT gtcaaaacactGTTTAgctttgcgtttgcaccagaaagaCAGTCTGGGTGGTCAGGTGGTCAGGGTGTTCTAGGTGGTCAGAGTGGTCAAGGTGGTCAGGGTGTTCTGGGTGGTCTGGGTGGTCAAGGTGGTCAAGGTGGTCAGGGTGGTCAGGGTGTTCTgggtggtcagggtggtcagggtggtcaAGGTGGTCAGGGTGTTCTgggtggtcagggtggtcaAGGTGGTCAGGGTGTTCTgggtggtcagggtggtcaAGGTGGTCAGGGTGGTCTGGGTGGTCAAGGTGGTCAGGGTGTTCTgggtggtcagggtggtcagggtggtcaAGGTGGTCAGGGTGTTCTGGGTGGTCAGTGTGTTCAGGGTAGTCAAGGTGGTCAgggtggtcagggtggtcagggtggtcaGCGTGTTCTgggtggtcagggtggtcagggtggtcaAGGTGGTCAGGGTGTTCTgggtggtcagggtggtcaaggtggtcagggtggtcagggtggtcaAGGTGGTCAGGGTGTCCAGGGTGGTCAAGGTGGTCAgggtggtcagggtggtcaAGGTGGTCAGGGTGTTTTGGGTGGTCAGCGTGGTCAGGGTGGTCAAGGTGGTCAGGGTGGTCAAGGTGGTCAGGGTGTTCTGGGTGGTCAGGGAGTTCAGGGTGTTCAGGGTGGTCAAGGTGGTCAAGGTGGTCAGGGTGGTCAGGGTGTTCTgggtggtcagggtggtcagggtggtcaAGGTGGTCAGGGTGTTCTgggtggtcagggtggtcaAGGTGGTCAGGGTGTCCAGGGTGGTCAAGGTGGTCAGGGTGTTCTgggtggtcagggtggtcaGGGTGTCCAGGGTGGTCAAGGTGGTCAgggtggtcagggtggtcaAGGTGGTCAGGGTGTTTTGGGTGGTCAGCGTGGTCAGGGTGGTCAAGGTGGTCAGGGTGTTCTGGGTGGTCAGGGTGTTCAGGGTAGTCAAGGTGGTCAGGGTGGTCAGGGTGTTCTgggtggtcagggtggtcaGGGTGTTCTgggtggtcagggtggtcagggtggtcaAGGTGGTCAGGGTGTTCTgggtggtcagggtggtcaaggtggtcagggtggtcagggtggtcaAGGTGGTCAGGGTGTCCAGGGTGGTCAAGGTGGTCAgggtggtcagggtggtcaAGGTGGTCAGGGTGTTTTGGGTGGTCAGCGTGGTCAGGGTGGTCAAGGTGGTCAGGGTGGTCAAGGTGGTCAGGGTGTTCTGGGTGGTCAGGGTGTTCAGGGTGTTCAGGGTGGTCAAGGTGGTCAAGGTGGTCAGGGTGGTCAGGGTGTTCTgggtggtcagggtggtcagggtggtcaAGGTGGTCAGGGTGTTCTgggtggtcagggtggtcaaggtggtcagggtggtcagggtggtcaAGGTGGTCAGGGTGTTCTgggtggtcagggtggtcaGGGTGTCCAGGGTGGTCAAGGTGGTCAgggtggtcagggtggtcaAGGTGGTCAAGGTGGTCAGGGTGTTTTGGGTGGTCAGCGTGGTCAGGGTGGTCAAGGTGGTCAGGGTGTTCTGGGTGGTCAGGGTGTTCAGGGTGTTCAGGGTGGTCAAGGTGGTCAAGGTGGTCAGGGTGGTCAGGGTGTTCTgggtggtcagggtggtcagggtggtcaAGGTGGTCAGGGTGTTCTgggtggtcagggtggtcaaggtggtcagggtggtcagggtggtcaAGGTGGTCAGGGTGTTCTgggtggtcagggtggtcaGGGTGTCCAGGGTGGTCAAGGTGGTCAgggtggtcagggtggtcaAGGTGGTCAAGGTGGTCAGGGTGTTTTGGGTGGTCAGCGTGGTCAGGGTGGTCAAGGTGGTCAGGGTGTTCTGGGTGGTCAGGGTGTTCTGGGTGGTCAGGTTGTTCAGGGTGGTCAAGGTGGTCAgggtggtcagggtggtcagggtggtcaAGGCGGTCAGGGTGTTCTGGGTGGTCAGTGTGTTCAGGGTAGTCAAGGTGGTCAgggtggtcagggtggtcagggtggtcaGGGTGTTCTGGTTGGTCAAGGTGGCCA